From Lysinibacillus sp. SGAir0095, the proteins below share one genomic window:
- a CDS encoding rod shape-determining protein, with product MFSKDIGIDLGTANVLIYVKGKGIVLNEPSVVAIDKNTKKVLAVGEEARQMVGRTPGNIVAIRPLKDGVIADFDVTEAMLKYFINKLDVKGFFSKPRILICCPTNITSVEQKAIREAAEKSGGKKVYLEEEPKVAAIGAGMDIFQPSGNMVVDIGGGTTDVAVLSMGDIVTSESIKVAGDVFDNDILQYIKKQYKLLIGERTAEAIKITIGTVYPGSREEAMEIRGRDMVTGLPRTIEIHSSEIEKALHESVSLIVQSAKNVLEKTPPELSADIIDRGVCITGGGALLHGMDQLLTQELKVPVFVAENPMDCVAVGTGLMLDNIDRSPGSRI from the coding sequence ATGTTTTCTAAAGATATAGGGATTGATTTAGGAACGGCAAATGTACTCATCTATGTGAAGGGAAAAGGAATCGTCTTAAATGAGCCATCAGTTGTCGCTATCGATAAGAATACGAAAAAAGTATTAGCTGTTGGTGAAGAAGCACGTCAAATGGTTGGTCGTACTCCTGGGAATATTGTAGCAATTCGTCCATTAAAAGATGGTGTAATTGCGGATTTCGATGTAACCGAAGCTATGTTAAAATATTTTATAAACAAGTTAGACGTGAAAGGATTCTTCTCGAAGCCACGTATTCTTATTTGCTGTCCAACAAACATCACAAGCGTGGAACAAAAAGCAATTAGAGAAGCTGCTGAGAAATCCGGCGGCAAAAAAGTATACTTAGAGGAAGAACCAAAAGTAGCTGCAATCGGTGCAGGTATGGATATTTTCCAACCTAGCGGCAACATGGTTGTTGATATCGGTGGTGGTACTACAGATGTAGCAGTTCTTTCAATGGGAGATATCGTAACAAGCGAGTCCATCAAAGTTGCTGGAGACGTTTTTGATAATGATATTTTGCAATACATAAAAAAACAATACAAACTATTAATCGGTGAACGCACTGCCGAAGCCATTAAAATCACGATTGGTACAGTATATCCTGGAAGCCGTGAGGAAGCAATGGAAATTCGTGGACGAGACATGGTAACCGGTTTACCAAGAACAATCGAAATTCATTCTTCAGAGATTGAAAAAGCCTTGCATGAATCGGTTTCATTAATTGTTCAATCAGCAAAAAATGTTCTTGAAAAAACGCCTCCTGAACTTTCTGCGGATATTATTGATCGTGGAGTATGCATTACTGGTGGTGGTGCACTATTACACGGAATGGACCAGCTGCTGACGCAAGAATTGAAGGTACCTGTGTTTGTAGCCGAGAACCCAATGGATTGTGTTGCTGTTGGAACAGGTTTAATGTTAGATAACATCGACCGTTCTCCAGGTTCTCGAATTTAA
- a CDS encoding nucleotide sugar dehydrogenase → MTKSICVVGLGYIGLPTAVMFANHGVKVHGVDVNPAAVKSIQEKTLHIEENGLQERLNKAVDEGFLTASTTPQEADVFIVAVPSPINADKTANLEYVRQATASIVPFVKKGDLVILESTVPPKTVERIMIPELIKTGLEIGTDIYVSHSPERVIPGRIFEELVNNDRIVGGINKKSSELTKELYETFVKGQIHLTDATTAELVKVMENTYRDVNIAFANELAKMADMLDVNIWEAIKFANYHPRVNVHFPGPGVGGHCIAVDPWFLVELGGESAQIINMSRNTNDSMPAFTAQKTQAILNRNKVAGGKVAVLGLAFKGNVDDMRESPSTEVIEELQHLGLEVVSYDPHIKENKHETQTQSLEEATKDADIILFLTDHNEFKAYNPLQISAKHKIVFDTKNCLNRDAWQEAGFQYHLLGDAKNK, encoded by the coding sequence ATGACAAAATCAATATGTGTTGTTGGGTTAGGATATATTGGTTTACCAACAGCAGTTATGTTTGCAAACCACGGCGTAAAAGTGCACGGAGTCGACGTGAATCCGGCTGCTGTGAAAAGCATTCAAGAAAAAACATTACACATTGAAGAAAACGGACTACAAGAGCGCCTAAACAAGGCTGTAGATGAAGGCTTTTTAACGGCTTCTACTACTCCACAAGAAGCGGACGTATTTATCGTAGCTGTTCCTTCGCCAATTAATGCAGATAAAACAGCAAACCTTGAATATGTTAGACAAGCAACAGCTTCGATCGTACCTTTCGTGAAAAAAGGCGACTTAGTCATTTTAGAATCAACAGTACCGCCAAAAACTGTGGAACGTATTATGATTCCTGAGTTAATTAAAACAGGTCTTGAAATTGGGACAGACATTTACGTGTCTCACTCGCCTGAACGTGTAATTCCTGGCCGTATCTTTGAAGAACTAGTAAATAACGATCGTATCGTAGGTGGAATCAACAAAAAATCTTCAGAACTAACAAAAGAGCTTTACGAAACTTTCGTTAAAGGTCAAATCCACTTAACAGATGCAACTACGGCAGAGCTTGTAAAAGTAATGGAAAACACATACCGAGACGTGAACATTGCCTTTGCCAACGAGCTTGCGAAAATGGCAGATATGTTAGACGTGAACATTTGGGAAGCCATCAAATTTGCGAACTACCACCCACGCGTGAACGTTCACTTCCCAGGCCCAGGTGTTGGGGGCCACTGTATCGCAGTAGATCCATGGTTCTTAGTGGAACTTGGTGGGGAAAGTGCACAAATCATTAATATGTCTCGTAACACAAATGACAGTATGCCAGCATTCACTGCACAAAAAACACAAGCAATTTTAAATAGAAACAAAGTAGCTGGTGGAAAAGTAGCAGTACTTGGTTTAGCTTTCAAAGGAAATGTTGATGATATGCGTGAAAGTCCATCGACTGAAGTAATAGAAGAGCTTCAGCACCTTGGATTAGAAGTCGTTTCATATGATCCACATATCAAGGAAAACAAACACGAAACACAAACGCAAAGTCTGGAAGAAGCTACAAAAGATGCAGATATCATTCTATTCTTAACAGATCATAATGAGTTCAAAGCTTATAACCCATTACAAATCTCTGCGAAGCACAAAATCGTATTCGATACGAAGAACTGCTTAAATCGTGATGCGTGGCAGGAAGCCGGCTTCCAATACCACCTATTAGGCGATGCAAAAAATAAATAA
- a CDS encoding flagellar hook-basal body protein, with amino-acid sequence MLRTMITATNTLGQLQSQIDTISNNIANSNTAGYKAKEATFSELLYQQFNNDNLDPTVRNSPVGIRYGVGAYLGQIQTNFAQGGLQATDRDLDLAFTKEKQYFNILMPDGENGQRTVYSRQGDFYVTPVDNGQAMLVNGDGYAVADSNGDAIYFPDNVSNFSLSKDGTLGVNYPDGDSLTFELGITEIQTPQVMEHVSDTYIALPSNFDQLGYNQADILIDLQGAARTEVGITNGSLELSNVNLSTEMSNLINAQRNYQFSSRAISIADQMLGLINGIR; translated from the coding sequence ATGCTTCGTACAATGATTACAGCAACAAACACATTAGGACAGTTGCAAAGTCAAATTGATACAATCAGTAATAACATTGCCAACAGTAATACAGCAGGTTACAAAGCGAAGGAAGCTACTTTTTCTGAACTTCTGTACCAACAATTCAACAATGATAACTTAGATCCAACAGTTCGAAATTCACCAGTCGGTATTCGCTATGGTGTTGGTGCGTATCTTGGGCAAATTCAGACCAACTTTGCACAAGGCGGCCTACAAGCAACTGATCGAGATTTAGACTTAGCTTTCACGAAAGAAAAACAATACTTCAATATTCTTATGCCTGATGGGGAGAATGGTCAAAGAACGGTTTATTCACGTCAAGGTGATTTCTATGTAACACCGGTAGATAATGGACAGGCAATGCTTGTTAATGGGGATGGTTATGCGGTAGCTGATTCAAATGGAGATGCTATCTATTTCCCTGATAATGTTAGCAATTTTAGTTTATCAAAGGATGGTACATTAGGTGTGAACTATCCAGACGGTGATTCATTAACATTTGAATTAGGAATTACTGAAATACAAACACCTCAAGTGATGGAGCATGTTTCGGATACTTATATCGCTCTACCATCAAATTTCGACCAATTAGGATATAATCAGGCTGATATTCTTATAGATTTGCAAGGCGCAGCTCGTACTGAAGTTGGGATAACGAATGGATCATTAGAGTTATCTAATGTAAATCTATCAACTGAAATGTCAAATTTGATTAATGCACAACGAAACTATCAATTTAGTTCCCGTGCAATTTCAATTGCTGATCAGATGTTAGGTTTGATCAACGGAATTAGATAA
- a CDS encoding IDEAL domain-containing protein, which translates to MIQVQFMKPFYTKVNGKTLRLVFAYQYFSIVKDDELYHFVPVEGKEMIIDLETKQIENLSEIFVFQRGNRFIRLPLYQLLLISNVHEHLTPILNNATTAEESVNLVPKEKIESEMQKMIRELEEHNLERLIDQALENRDEKRFYELASEKSKLHEAK; encoded by the coding sequence ATGATTCAAGTGCAGTTTATGAAGCCTTTTTATACAAAAGTAAATGGAAAGACACTACGCTTAGTTTTTGCTTATCAATATTTTTCGATTGTTAAGGATGATGAGTTGTATCATTTTGTTCCAGTTGAGGGGAAGGAAATGATTATCGACCTAGAAACAAAGCAAATTGAAAATCTTTCGGAGATTTTTGTGTTCCAACGTGGCAATCGTTTTATTCGATTACCATTATATCAACTGCTTTTAATTTCAAACGTGCATGAACATTTAACTCCTATCCTAAATAATGCAACGACAGCTGAAGAATCGGTCAATCTTGTACCAAAAGAAAAAATCGAATCCGAAATGCAAAAAATGATTCGTGAACTAGAAGAACACAACCTAGAACGCCTAATCGACCAAGCCTTAGAAAACCGCGACGAAAAACGCTTCTACGAACTAGCTTCCGAAAAATCCAAATTGCACGAAGCAAAATAA
- a CDS encoding YwpF family protein, producing MKTFKMLSFDLMNEEGGLNIPIIDGIVINQENSRKSWILELFLSKEHKSTFENLKNSTEVFEVHVIISFPDNEPAPFKVLVSDIREIGEKITVLLKGTIKTRRSKYAEALLNTLLSENLSSEELMARFKKGMRERPRLKES from the coding sequence ATGAAGACGTTTAAAATGCTTTCATTTGACCTGATGAATGAAGAAGGCGGGTTAAACATTCCCATAATCGATGGAATTGTCATCAATCAGGAAAACAGCCGCAAATCATGGATTCTTGAGTTATTCCTTTCCAAAGAGCACAAATCCACATTTGAAAACCTCAAAAACTCCACTGAAGTATTTGAAGTACATGTCATCATTTCTTTTCCAGATAATGAACCTGCTCCTTTTAAAGTTCTGGTAAGTGATATCCGGGAAATTGGTGAAAAAATTACTGTTTTGTTAAAAGGAACAATCAAAACAAGACGAAGTAAGTATGCAGAAGCATTGTTAAACACATTATTGAGTGAAAATTTATCTAGTGAAGAATTAATGGCTCGCTTCAAAAAAGGAATGCGCGAACGGCCACGTTTAAAAGAATCTTAA
- a CDS encoding flagellar hook-basal body protein, with translation MFKGFYTVATGMVSQQRKTEIITNNMANANTPGFKSDQSTIRSFPDMLLSAVGSTNLPTEHNLSRAQIQQIGTVNTGVYLQETLANYTQGSIYETSQKTDVALINGTMPTNDESGQAGTIFFRLEHPEGGEAYTRNGNFTLDGEGYLVNAQGLYVLSAEGERIQLPNDQFNLTQEGNIFVNDELAASLGVSFSANPNTLVKQDNGLFRTIDGTDLPSAFGQEGISFSMQQSFLEGSNVDSAQSMTDLLTAYRAFEANQKVLQAYDKSMDKAVNEIGRV, from the coding sequence TTGTTTAAAGGATTTTATACTGTCGCAACGGGTATGGTGTCTCAACAAAGAAAAACAGAAATTATTACGAACAATATGGCTAATGCCAATACACCTGGTTTTAAGTCAGATCAATCAACGATTCGTTCATTTCCAGATATGCTTTTATCTGCGGTAGGAAGCACAAATCTACCAACTGAACATAATTTAAGCAGGGCTCAAATCCAGCAAATCGGCACAGTAAATACAGGTGTTTACTTACAAGAAACGCTAGCGAATTATACGCAAGGGTCCATTTATGAAACAAGTCAAAAAACAGACGTTGCCCTAATCAATGGTACAATGCCGACAAATGACGAATCAGGTCAAGCAGGTACGATCTTTTTCCGACTGGAACATCCAGAAGGTGGAGAAGCTTATACACGAAACGGGAATTTCACATTAGATGGAGAAGGCTACTTAGTAAATGCTCAGGGACTATATGTTCTTTCAGCAGAGGGCGAACGAATTCAGTTACCAAATGATCAGTTCAACTTAACACAAGAAGGAAACATTTTTGTAAATGACGAACTTGCAGCATCTCTAGGAGTATCCTTCTCTGCAAATCCTAACACTTTAGTGAAACAGGATAATGGTTTATTCCGTACAATCGATGGAACGGATCTACCAAGTGCATTTGGACAGGAAGGCATTTCTTTCTCTATGCAGCAAAGCTTTCTTGAAGGCTCCAATGTTGATTCAGCCCAATCGATGACAGATCTATTAACAGCTTACCGTGCCTTTGAAGCAAACCAAAAAGTACTACAAGCCTATGATAAAAGCATGGATAAAGCCGTAAACGAAATTGGAAGAGTATAG
- a CDS encoding sporulation transcriptional regulator SpoIIID: MHEHIRHRCVRLGELLIETGETVRVLAKMTGYSKSTVHKDLTERLFLVNEKLANEVKEILAYHKSIRHLRGGEATRKKWQSRND; encoded by the coding sequence GTGCACGAGCACATTAGGCATCGCTGCGTTCGGCTTGGAGAGCTGCTTATTGAAACAGGTGAAACGGTTCGTGTCCTCGCGAAAATGACGGGTTATTCAAAAAGTACTGTGCATAAAGACCTAACTGAACGATTATTCTTAGTCAATGAAAAATTAGCAAACGAAGTGAAAGAAATCTTAGCATACCACAAATCAATTCGTCATTTACGGGGAGGCGAGGCGACACGTAAGAAATGGCAGTCCCGAAATGATTGA
- a CDS encoding DNA-directed RNA polymerase subunit beta, with protein MTNELKSESTQPKVPQKEKKEKRSEKNKEKPIRWYNFRLFPIWLRIILVLILLILAGGSGLMIGFGVIGSGEPFDVLKQETWRHMLDIINGKE; from the coding sequence ATGACAAACGAATTAAAAAGTGAATCTACCCAGCCGAAAGTTCCTCAAAAAGAAAAGAAAGAAAAAAGAAGTGAGAAGAATAAAGAAAAGCCAATTCGTTGGTACAATTTCCGACTATTTCCAATTTGGTTAAGAATCATTCTTGTTCTAATCCTGCTAATTCTAGCAGGTGGCTCAGGCTTAATGATTGGTTTTGGTGTAATTGGAAGCGGCGAACCGTTTGATGTACTGAAACAGGAAACTTGGCGACACATGTTAGATATTATAAATGGGAAAGAATAG
- a CDS encoding DEAD/DEAH box helicase: MIEIQQTPFTKNIRLSIEELQPAFFSVTAYSEDNTPLSPTLWTRQLFFRYEPNFFGLNANVSDTDLRLTTAELVDLLSPLYKHPFIQLTGADDRSDRLLAAMKAIQLLWNSSALWDYVITDENEDGDFSFSFQLPGSFIEDEYVKGITGDKNTILLEEFESLLKTAAYQKLAFAGLHSSDLPTLLPFFQNGGWPLNKDRNIGNLKVAIRLSEPEEGASEWLLETVLSSAKTTKLWTPAIRKKHLPVEKALPEKWLEYADEIVNHQEQILELMDLRAYHVAPDKFIHTTIEDGDVRKLLRNDFAKLSALGFEVVLPAWLRELKQTKMRVRVSASNQSQKSVAGLDDILAFKWQLSVNGEEINAEEFRKIVDENREFVRIGDEWFRMDVNWMNEIRELMDKAEEENWTVRELLFRELPNELAAPLEEEDSESDDPLFAFEMQRSLQDYIEQLTTKKGLPPIPKPIGLQAELRPYQQEGFEWLTFMREQKFGAVLADDMGLGKTVQLISYLLYTNEHLNETGPTLIICPTSVLGNWQKELDRFAPSLKVMTHYGSNRIKDDTFNSIIQREKPNVVLSSYGTISQDIEFLQIIDWGTVALDEAQNIKNMQTLQSRAIRRLNGKHHIALTGTPIENRLSELWAIFDFIHKGYLGSFGKFQEQFIIPIEREESERHKEILRTKIRPFLMRRTKNDPDLMLNLPEKQETKEFCALTSEQAALYEGYIEDTVAQLEVMTAFEKKGRILQMLSKLKQLCNHPALYLKEPLDDAKTLLNRSIKLKRIVELAADIVDNGEQCLIFTQYIGMGQLLQHCFSELYNIDIPFLTGSMPKQQRDNLVDSFQAGEFPIFLLSLKAGGTGLNLTAANHVLHADRWWNPAVENQATDRAYRIGQTQFVQVHKFITIGTIEEKIDKMIEIKSALSEELIQSSNWLTDLQEDELMDLLMLDTQAMR, encoded by the coding sequence ATGATAGAAATCCAACAAACACCGTTTACGAAAAACATACGTCTATCGATAGAAGAACTGCAACCAGCTTTCTTTTCTGTAACAGCATACTCGGAAGATAACACACCGTTGTCCCCCACACTCTGGACAAGGCAGTTATTTTTCCGCTATGAACCCAATTTCTTTGGCTTAAATGCAAATGTTAGTGACACGGATCTCCGTTTAACGACAGCTGAGCTAGTTGATCTATTGTCCCCTTTATATAAACATCCGTTTATTCAATTAACAGGGGCAGATGACCGATCAGATAGGCTGCTTGCTGCCATGAAGGCTATTCAGCTCCTATGGAATAGTAGTGCTTTATGGGATTATGTAATCACAGATGAAAATGAAGATGGCGATTTCTCCTTTTCTTTTCAGCTACCAGGGAGCTTTATAGAGGATGAGTATGTCAAGGGAATCACGGGTGATAAAAACACTATCCTTCTAGAAGAATTTGAATCCCTACTCAAAACGGCAGCTTATCAAAAATTAGCTTTTGCTGGTTTACATTCTAGCGATTTGCCAACTTTACTGCCCTTCTTTCAAAATGGAGGTTGGCCATTAAATAAAGATCGCAATATTGGAAACCTGAAAGTAGCTATACGTTTAAGTGAACCTGAAGAAGGCGCTTCCGAGTGGCTATTAGAAACTGTCCTTAGCTCGGCGAAAACAACCAAACTTTGGACACCGGCGATTCGGAAAAAGCACTTACCTGTCGAGAAGGCATTACCTGAAAAATGGCTGGAATATGCAGACGAAATCGTTAACCACCAAGAACAAATCCTTGAGCTGATGGATTTACGTGCTTATCATGTTGCCCCTGACAAGTTTATACATACGACTATAGAAGACGGGGATGTACGTAAATTACTAAGAAATGACTTTGCCAAGCTGAGTGCACTGGGATTTGAAGTTGTTCTACCTGCATGGCTGCGAGAATTAAAGCAAACCAAAATGCGTGTTCGGGTTAGCGCAAGTAATCAGTCACAAAAATCGGTTGCAGGGTTAGATGATATCTTGGCATTCAAATGGCAGCTTTCTGTTAATGGCGAAGAAATTAATGCTGAGGAATTCCGAAAAATTGTCGATGAGAACCGAGAATTTGTACGAATCGGTGATGAATGGTTCCGTATGGATGTGAACTGGATGAATGAAATTCGTGAGCTCATGGATAAGGCAGAAGAAGAAAACTGGACAGTTCGCGAGCTTCTATTCCGTGAATTGCCAAATGAATTAGCTGCCCCACTGGAAGAAGAGGATTCTGAATCTGATGATCCACTCTTTGCCTTCGAGATGCAGCGTTCATTACAGGACTATATCGAACAATTGACAACCAAAAAAGGGTTGCCACCTATTCCGAAGCCAATAGGGTTACAGGCTGAATTGCGACCTTATCAGCAGGAAGGTTTTGAGTGGCTAACATTTATGCGTGAACAAAAATTTGGTGCAGTTCTAGCAGATGATATGGGTCTTGGAAAAACAGTTCAATTAATTAGCTATCTCTTGTATACGAATGAACATTTAAACGAAACTGGGCCAACACTGATTATTTGTCCGACTTCTGTTTTAGGAAACTGGCAAAAAGAGCTCGATCGCTTTGCCCCCTCTCTAAAAGTAATGACACATTACGGTTCAAACCGTATAAAGGATGACACCTTTAACAGTATCATTCAAAGGGAAAAACCAAATGTAGTACTATCTTCTTACGGTACAATTTCTCAAGATATTGAGTTCTTGCAAATTATTGATTGGGGTACTGTCGCGTTAGATGAAGCACAAAATATAAAAAATATGCAGACCTTACAATCTCGTGCCATTCGTCGATTAAATGGAAAACACCATATCGCTTTAACAGGGACACCAATTGAGAATCGACTTTCAGAGCTTTGGGCAATTTTTGATTTCATCCATAAGGGATATTTAGGTAGCTTTGGGAAGTTCCAGGAGCAATTTATCATTCCAATTGAACGTGAGGAATCAGAGCGTCATAAAGAAATTTTACGTACTAAAATACGTCCATTCTTAATGCGTCGTACAAAAAATGACCCAGATTTAATGCTGAATCTCCCGGAAAAGCAAGAGACAAAAGAATTTTGCGCATTAACTAGTGAACAAGCCGCTCTTTATGAAGGATATATTGAAGATACGGTTGCGCAGCTTGAAGTCATGACGGCTTTTGAGAAAAAAGGTCGTATTTTACAAATGTTGAGTAAGCTAAAGCAGTTATGTAATCATCCAGCTTTATATTTAAAGGAACCTTTAGATGATGCGAAAACTTTGCTAAATCGTTCCATTAAGCTCAAACGAATTGTTGAGCTTGCGGCTGATATTGTGGACAACGGCGAGCAATGCCTAATCTTCACCCAATATATTGGAATGGGTCAGTTATTGCAGCATTGTTTTTCAGAGCTATACAATATTGATATCCCGTTCTTAACCGGGAGCATGCCAAAGCAGCAACGAGACAATCTAGTCGATAGCTTCCAGGCTGGGGAGTTTCCTATTTTCCTTCTGTCATTGAAAGCTGGAGGGACAGGCTTAAACCTTACTGCTGCAAATCATGTATTGCATGCAGATCGTTGGTGGAATCCCGCAGTGGAAAATCAAGCAACTGACCGTGCCTATAGAATTGGTCAAACGCAATTTGTACAGGTTCATAAGTTCATCACTATCGGAACAATTGAAGAGAAAATCGATAAAATGATTGAAATTAAATCAGCACTGTCAGAAGAATTGATCCAGTCAAGCAATTGGTTAACAGATCTTCAAGAAGATGAGTTAATGGATTTATTAATGTTAGATACCCAAGCAATGAGATAA
- a CDS encoding single-stranded DNA-binding protein, with protein MNQVGLVGRLTRDPVLKIFSENRVQTNFVIAINRNYRNNQGNVEADFVNCIAWGRLAERVVNYCGKGSLVAVNGRLQTRSFTNKENVKIYTTEVIVDDVRFLILKTPENKNSTTQNNHDVTKDFVLPEQVENTPVP; from the coding sequence ATGAACCAAGTCGGACTCGTCGGTCGGTTAACAAGAGACCCAGTTCTCAAAATATTTTCAGAGAATCGTGTACAAACCAATTTTGTTATAGCAATCAATCGAAACTACCGAAATAACCAGGGAAATGTAGAAGCCGATTTCGTTAACTGTATAGCATGGGGAAGGCTTGCAGAACGAGTTGTCAACTATTGTGGAAAAGGATCTTTGGTAGCAGTAAATGGTCGCTTACAAACCAGATCGTTCACAAATAAGGAAAATGTAAAAATTTATACAACAGAAGTCATTGTAGATGATGTCCGATTCTTAATTCTAAAAACGCCAGAAAACAAAAATAGTACAACCCAAAACAACCATGACGTAACGAAAGATTTTGTTCTACCTGAACAAGTGGAGAACACACCAGTTCCTTAG
- the fabZ gene encoding 3-hydroxyacyl-ACP dehydratase FabZ: MLTAEQIQEILPHRYPFLLVDRILEVEEGKRAVGIKNVSINEDFFNGHFPGYPVMPGVLIVEALAQVGGVALLKSEEFKGRLAFLTGIDNCRFKRQVVPGDQLKLEVEFVKLRGAMGKGHAVATVDGELVCETDILFAIGPVQPK; encoded by the coding sequence ATGTTAACAGCAGAACAAATTCAAGAAATTTTACCACACCGCTATCCATTTTTATTAGTGGATCGAATTTTAGAAGTGGAAGAGGGGAAACGCGCGGTAGGCATTAAAAATGTTTCCATCAATGAAGACTTTTTTAACGGGCATTTCCCAGGTTATCCTGTAATGCCGGGTGTTTTAATTGTTGAGGCATTAGCGCAAGTAGGCGGAGTAGCTTTGTTAAAATCAGAGGAATTCAAAGGACGCCTAGCCTTCTTAACTGGAATCGATAATTGCCGTTTTAAACGTCAAGTTGTACCAGGAGACCAATTAAAATTAGAGGTTGAATTTGTAAAACTTCGCGGAGCTATGGGGAAAGGCCATGCTGTAGCTACAGTAGATGGTGAACTTGTATGTGAAACAGATATCCTGTTTGCAATCGGTCCAGTTCAACCAAAATAA
- a CDS encoding WecB/TagA/CpsF family glycosyltransferase, giving the protein MKETVLGIQVNTENYDELLKEIFSRIERKEKSLIVAINPEKIMKAKEDASLKKLLNEAEIQIPDGVGVIIASKIQKGQITERVTGVEMMMRLCEEAAKQQKPIFLYGGKPGVADTAAAKLKELYPGIIVAGTQDGYEKDNEVVKAKINEAKPDILFVAMGSPKQENWINANRDQLHPTIYQGVGGSFDVLAGTVKRAPEAFQKLGLEWFYRLMKEPKRFKRQLALPLFLVEVARSSKK; this is encoded by the coding sequence ATGAAAGAAACAGTACTTGGAATTCAAGTAAATACTGAAAACTATGATGAACTGCTTAAGGAAATCTTTAGTCGCATTGAAAGAAAAGAAAAATCATTAATCGTAGCGATCAATCCAGAAAAAATCATGAAGGCAAAAGAAGATGCTTCCTTAAAAAAGTTATTAAACGAAGCAGAAATACAAATTCCTGATGGCGTTGGTGTCATCATAGCTTCAAAAATCCAAAAGGGGCAGATCACGGAACGTGTTACTGGTGTTGAAATGATGATGCGTCTTTGTGAAGAAGCCGCTAAGCAACAAAAGCCAATCTTTTTATATGGCGGAAAACCTGGAGTTGCAGATACAGCTGCAGCAAAGCTAAAAGAACTTTATCCAGGAATTATCGTAGCAGGTACACAGGATGGCTATGAAAAGGATAATGAAGTGGTGAAAGCGAAAATCAATGAAGCCAAACCAGATATCCTATTTGTTGCGATGGGTAGCCCTAAGCAAGAAAATTGGATTAATGCCAATCGTGATCAGCTGCACCCAACGATTTATCAAGGGGTAGGAGGTTCTTTTGACGTTTTAGCTGGAACAGTAAAACGTGCACCAGAGGCTTTTCAAAAGCTAGGGCTAGAATGGTTTTATAGATTAATGAAGGAGCCAAAACGCTTTAAGCGACAATTGGCATTGCCATTGTTCTTAGTTGAAGTTGCACGGAGCTCAAAGAAATAA
- a CDS encoding M23 family metallopeptidase, with product MREEKQIKASPNKNSWQKKPWFWPSVYAAIAVVLIGLIFSYNALIGDEEEQEVVQGGSASEDSNAVIETNAQTETLKYPLSEDIVNNVEVLQDFYDVTADAETREKALLVFNQTFSTSSGVSLSVNNEPFEVIAAMSGEVTEVKLDEFTGNEIVISHPNGMETRYSSVSDILVKQGDKVNQGQALATTIENEWNPTAGIHLHFEVLQDGDHVNPRNFLAF from the coding sequence ATGAGAGAAGAAAAACAAATTAAGGCTTCTCCTAATAAAAACAGTTGGCAAAAAAAGCCATGGTTTTGGCCGTCAGTTTATGCAGCAATTGCTGTCGTATTAATCGGTCTGATTTTCAGTTATAATGCACTCATTGGTGATGAGGAAGAACAAGAAGTGGTTCAAGGTGGATCGGCTTCTGAAGATTCAAATGCAGTTATTGAGACGAATGCTCAAACAGAAACGTTGAAGTATCCTCTAAGTGAAGATATAGTAAACAATGTTGAAGTATTACAGGACTTTTATGATGTAACGGCTGATGCAGAAACTAGAGAAAAGGCACTATTAGTGTTTAATCAAACATTCTCTACTTCATCAGGTGTATCTTTGTCTGTGAATAACGAGCCATTTGAAGTAATTGCTGCAATGAGCGGTGAAGTAACTGAAGTAAAGCTTGACGAATTTACTGGAAATGAAATTGTGATTTCCCATCCGAATGGTATGGAAACACGTTACAGCTCTGTTTCTGATATCTTGGTTAAACAAGGCGATAAAGTAAATCAAGGACAAGCATTAGCAACGACAATTGAAAACGAATGGAATCCAACAGCTGGAATCCATCTCCACTTTGAAGTATTACAAGATGGAGACCATGTAAATCCACGAAATTTCTTAGCTTTCTAA